The Microcystis aeruginosa NIES-843 sequence TGATTTTGATTGTTTAACATCAGAGGAATTTCTTGATAAATATCTGCGACAAATGCCCCCTTAATTCAGTCAATTGAGGGGGTATTTTTGGCCTAACTCTCTCAATTCCCATGATTTCAAGGAGTATGGTTTATCCTTTCATCCGATATCTGCTACAATACAGATACAGGAAATAACATTTTGATCAGTAGGGTAGAAGTCTTTTCCGTTATCTTAGAAGGTAAGCATCATGAAAAATTTAGAAGAAATTAAAGCGATTTTGGGTCAAGTTAAGTCCTTAGTAAAAGAAAAGTATCATGTCAGTGAATTAGGTATTTTTGGAGATTATGTAAAAGGAGAAGTGCAGGAAAATAGTGAAGTTAATATTCTGATAGATTATACAGAACCGCCTAGTTTACTAGATTTAGTAGATCTGGAATATTATTTAAGTGATTTACTTAAGGTAAAAGCGGATGTTATCAGTAAAAATGGATTAAAAGGAAGAAGGAGAGAAAGAATTTTATCCGAGGTTATTTATGTATGACGCAACGGGAATTTAGAGATTTCTTGCAAGACATTCTAGAGGCAATTTGTCAACGAGAAAAGATGACTCAGGATCTAAGCTTTGCAGAATTTCCAACTAAGATAGAAA is a genomic window containing:
- a CDS encoding nucleotidyltransferase family protein, producing the protein MKNLEEIKAILGQVKSLVKEKYHVSELGIFGDYVKGEVQENSEVNILIDYTEPPSLLDLVDLEYYLSDLLKVKADVISKNGLKGRRRERILSEVIYV